The Alteribacter keqinensis genomic sequence AAAAATATTCAGTACAATCTTAAAGCAATCCCACCTAAACTTTTATTCAGACTGGTTTCGGCAATAGCATCCATTCAAAGTGAGCCAGAAGGAAATTACATGTTAGACAGTTACCATGTAGTCAAGGCTTTAAAATGCTTAACAGACAGCGGGGAAATTACTGTTGATAAGATGGCGGAATTGGAGTTTCAATTTATTGATGCATTCTCGAGAGAAGAAGACACAATCCCTAATCTCGAAAAGCACTTGGAAGATAATCCTGAACTTTTTGTTCAAGCAATAGTGATGGCGTATAAAAGAGATGATGGAAATGAAGATCCAATAGAATTTCGTCCAAAAAATCAGCATGTAAAGGAACAACTTGCAAACGCAGCATTTCAACTTCTTGACAAATTATCATTTATTCCTGGGCATAATAGTGAAGGTGAATTAGATTCTGAACTGATTATAAAGTGGGTAAAAAAAGTTAGGCAATTGTCATTAGAGCTCTCTAGGAAAGACATATGTGATGTTTGTATCGGTAATTTGTTTTCGAAAGCTCCGATAGGTGAAGATGGTATTTGGCCGTGTCAACCAGTTCGTATAGCTCTCAATAATATTTTAAACGATAGGATATCTAGAGGATTGATGACAGGTATGTATAATTCTCGCGGTGCTCATTGGAGAAAGAATGGTGGTGACGACGAGAGAATATTGGCGGCTAAGTATGAAACTTGGGCTAAAGCACTGGAATTTAGCTACCCTCAAGTAGCAGCATTTTTAAAGAGGATGGAGAAGTCCTATATGACCGATGCTGTAGAAGAAGATTATAGGGCAAAGGTGGAAAAACGGCTGCTCTATTAAATTTTGTTCCTAACATGTAATGAAAGCATTCTCTCTATTAATACAGTCTAAAACCTCGTATGTAAATACGGGGTTTTTCCGTTGTCGTTTATTCTATTCATCTAATTAATTGAACATAAACCATTTAATTATTCTTAAAATTCAGGTAAGGTGAGAGGGGATAGTTACCGCCAATTTTTGGTTAATAGCAGGATATTTAGCCTGGTGCAAAATGTATAAGATACCTCAAGCAAAATAACTGGGGGAAGGAGCATTTACGGGCCTAAACCTCAACAGGAGGATTTTATGATTAGCAACAACCTTAATTTACATCAAAAACAAGCCGTTGAAACCACTGAAGGGCCAGTTTTAATAATAGCTGGTCCAGGTTCGGGAAAGACATTTACTTTGGTAGAAAGAATATACCACTTGATAACTGAAAAAGAGGTGGAAGCAGAAAACATCCTGGTTGCTACTTTTACTGAAAAAGCCGCAAAGGAATTAGTAACGCGTGTCTCCAATAGGCTGCATGAAGGGAACATTAAGTTTAATTTAAACGAAACGTACCTAGGAACTATTCACTCAATTTGTTTGCGTTTACTTGAAGAAAATCGTGAATTTACTCGATTAAAAAAGAATTATATTTTGATGGATCAATTCGATCAACAATACTTTATTTATCAAAAGGTACATCAATATGATCAGATTATCGGATCTGATTTAATACTGGGTGATCAGTCTAGGTGGAGAAAGGCTGAGAACCTTGTAAAGTGGATTAATAAAGTTAGTGAGGAAATGCTGGACATCAAAGATCTAAAAAGCTCTCCAGATCCTCAAGTTATAGCCTTAGGGAAATGTTATGAGCTATATCAACAACACCTAGAAGAAGAGAATTCACTAGATTTTTCAACGATCCAACTGGAAACATACAAGTTGTTAAAAAATCACCCAGAGGTTCGAAAGGGCTTAAATGAAAAAATACATTATCTAATGATCGATGAGTATCAGGATACTAATGCGATCCAAGAAGAGATAATCTTTTTATTAGCAGCAGAAAAACACAATTTATGTGTAGTTGGAGACGATGATCAAGGTCTCTATCGTTTTAGAGGAGCTACAATCAGAAATATTTTGGAATTTCCTAAAAGGTTTTCAAAGGGAGATTGTAAGCAAATTGAATTATCAATAAACTATCGTTCACATCCATTAATCATCCAATATTACAATGAGTGGATGGAGCAACAGAGCTGGCACTACGGAGGTAAGACTTTTCGTTTTGATAAAAAGATTAAACCAAAAGACGGGGAGCATCCTAAATGCCCGACTGTCATTAAGTGCTCTGGTTCCGATGGGTTAGATAATTGGTATGAAGAAGTATACCTATTTTTAACTTCGCTAAAAAAGAAAGGGAAACTTACTGATTGGAACCAAGTGGCCTTTCTGTTTAAATCTGTTAAGAACTCTAAGACTATCGGGTTAGCCAATTATTTAGAGGAAAGGAATATTCCGGTTTATTCCCCAAGATCGAGTATGTATTTTGATCGTAAAGAAATCAGGCTTTTAATTGGCGCTTTTCTGTTTTTATTTCCTCAGCTTCCCGAAGTGAGGAAGTGGAGTGATGATGCATATTTGCAGGAGTGGGAAATGTATGATAAATGTTTTGAAGAATTTGTAGACGAGCTACGCAAACCAGGGAATGAAAAATTGCTTAAATGGGCCAGGAATAAGGCGAAAAATCACTATAATCTAAGTGATAATACCGATTATGCTTTTGCAGGGTTGTTTTATCAGTTACTTCAATTTGATCTATTTAGCCGCTACTTAGAGTCTGATGCAGAGAAAGTTAGTGATAATAGAGCTGTCAGGAATGTTTCCTTGTTTTCACAGTTGCTAACAAAGTTTGAATACTTACATCGGGTGTCTGTATTAACACCAGTTAATGTTAACCAAGTGTTGCGTACGTTCATTAATCAGTATTTAAGGTTCTTGATCAATGGTGGGATTAATGAATATGAAGACGATTCGGAATATGCGCCAAGTGGTTGTGTGTCATTTTTAACAATCCACCAATCCAAAGGTTTAGAGTTTCCAGTTGTCGTGGTTGGGTCACTTGAGTCTACACCTAGAAAACAATACTCAGACCTAGATGAGATATTACAGCAAAATTATTACCATAAAGAGCCGTTCGAACCATTAGAACGAACAAAGTATTATGACTTCTGGAGGCTTTATTATACCGCGTTTTCTCGTTCACAGAATTTGTTAGTGCTGAGTTGTCAAGAAAATAAAGCAAGTGGCAGTGGTACAAGGAATGTTCCATCGAAAAGTTTTATTGACTCCTACCAACATTTGAAAAGTTGGAGAGGCTTAGACGGTATTTATGGTTTAAGGTTAGAGAGAGTAAAGGATGTAAATATTAAGAAGGAATATTCATTCACATCGCACATTAATATTTTTGAAACGTGTGCGCTCCAATATAAATTTTACAAAGATCTGGAATTCTCCCCGGTCCGACAGGGGGCAACGCTATTTGGAACGCTTGTTCACCAGACTATAGAGGATATCCATAAAGCAGCTCTGCGAGGTGAGGAAGGAAAGATATCAAGTGACAACGTTGAAGATTGGTTTAATTCAAATTATAATAACCTGGTAAAAAAAGAACGGATCTATCTCGCTCCACAAATCAAAAAGGCTGCTCTAGGACAAGTTGAAAGGTATGTAGAGCGGCAAAACAATTATTGGTCTCATATTAAAGAGGCAGAAGTTGACGTTTCACTAGTAAAAGATGGTTATATCCTAAAAGGCACTATTGATTTGATTAAAGGTGAGAATGATACGGTTGAAATTGTCGATTTTAAATCAGAAAAAAAGCCAGACTTGGTAAAAGAAAAAGATACAATGTATCATTATAAACGCCAACTTGAAGTGTATGCTCATTTAGTCGAGGAACGAACTGGACAAAAAGTAAGCAAGATGCATTTGTATTACACCGGGGAAGACGATAGTGTACCTTATGTAACGTTTTCGAAGGATACAGAGGCAATTGAAAAAACTATTTCTACATTCGATGACATTGTAGAACGAATTGAACAGAAAGATTATACCGTGAAAGAGCGGCCTAAAAAACATTGCCGAAACTGTGATATGCGGTTTTATTGTGATCAGAAGCTGTAATAAGGAGTGTTAACCATGAGTGAAATCAATTTAACCCAAAACGAGGAAACAAATGTTGAAAAATATGCATTTGAACCTATTAAAGGGTACCCAATGCTAAACTGGAAGGGAAAACGTCCATTTCGTTCAACACAGTTTTATCCGGCTCAACTAAAAGAGACACATGGTGAACCAGTAAATGGATGGCTAAACAAAATCTTTTGGGGAGACAATTTACAGGTAATGAGTCACTTATTAAAGGAGTACAGAGGAAAAATAAAATTAATATATATTGATCCTCCTTTCGATTCAAAGGCTGATTATAAAAAGACGATTACGTTAAATGGAGCTAGTGCAAATAATAATTACACTTCTTTTGAAGAAAAACAATATACTGATATTTGGAGCAATGATGATTATTTGCAATTTATGTATGAACGCTTAATGTTAATGAAGGAATTGCTATCTATTGATGGAAGCATTTGGGTTCATTGTGACTGGCGAAAAAGTCATCATTTAAGAAGCATCCTCGATGAAATCTTTGGGCCAGATTGTTTTAAAGCACAGATCACTTGGCGAACAATGACTTCTAGTGGTTATAAAGGAAAAAAGAGTCTAGGTCGAAGTCATGCAGATATTCTTTATTATAGTAAAAGTGAAAACAATTATATTTATAACCCTACTTATACTCAGATGAGTAAAGGTATGCTAGAAAGATATAAACATGAGGATGAAGACGGAAGAAAATTTAAGGATAGTTATTTAGGAGATGTTACACCTAAAACTGTTGAAAACCTTAAAAGAGATAATAAATTGTACATAACGTCGAATGGTGGATATAGAATTAAACATTATTTAGACGAAGCTAAAGGAACTCTGGTAGATGATGTTTGGACAGATATCTCTCCAGAAAACTCACAATCAAAAGCCCAAACTGGGTACCCAACTCAAAAGCCCGAAAAATTATTAGAAAGAATAATAAAAATAGCCTCTAATCCAGACGATATTGTTTTCGATTGTTTCATGGGATCAGGTACTACTCAAACTGCAGCGCTGAAGTTAGGAAGGAAATTCCTTGGAAACGATATTAATCTTGGATCAATACAGACTGTGACTAAGAGACTCCTCTCATTAACTAAAGAAATAGAAAACAATGGCGGGAAATTAGACGATACTCCAGAAGACTGCGAAAAGTTATATACAGGATTATCTATATATAATGTTAACAATTACGAAATATTTCGAAATCAAGTAGAAGCAAAAAGAGTAATATTAGAAGCTTTAGAAACACAAGAAATTAAAACTAATACTATTTTTGATGGAGAAAAAGATGGTCGAATGGTAAAGGTGATGCCTGTTAATCGCATTGCTACCAAAGCAGACTTAAACAATTTAATAACAGACTTTGATTATAAACTGTTTGAAAAACGTCAACAAGAACATCCGAATCAGCCTGTGGAAAGAATCTTACTCGTGTGTATGGGTCATGCCCCAGACCTTGCAGCGGCGTTAGAACAAGAGGCTGGCTATAAACTAGATGTAGAAGTCGTTGATATTTTAAGGGATAAGTCTAATTTGGAGTTTAGGCGAGATGCTGAAGCTGATATTTCAATTGAGGACGGACAGTTAGTGATTAAAAATTTCTATCCGTTGAATCTCTTACAAAAGTTAAGCATTATGAAAGAAAATGTAAAGGATTGGCACGAGTTAGTTGAATCGGTCATGATTGATTGGAACTATGATGGTGCGGTGATAGAGCCGAGTATTGTCGATATACCTGGAAAAAATAAGTTTGTTGAAGGTACTTATAAAGTCCCGGAAGAAGCTGGAACGATTAGGGTAAAAATCACCGATTTATTGTCAGAATCGTTAGAGGTGAGTGTTGAAAATGTCTAACAAAAAGGACTTTGCCTTAGATTTTGCTTTCTTTAATTACTTGAATCAGTTTTATGAGGAAAATAAAGGAACGATCCGTAGGCGTTACCGTACACTTTCAAAAAAGTTTCTGGACTATAATGATCCCGATAATGCTAATTCTTTTTTACGAGGACCCCAATTTGAAGCATTAGAAATGTACATCTTTCTTAAAGAATATTTAAACAATGCTCAAGTATATCAAATCTTTAATGATTGGTACTACAAGCAAAACGGTTTTGAAAAAAGGCGTGATTATGGTTTAGGAACAGATGAACAGATGACTTTATTCGGGATTAACGAAGATCAGTATAAATCTGTTTTTTCTCGTATGAAAAAGTATGCAGAAGAGTTTGCTCAAGAGTATCCGAACTATATTTTTGCACTGACAATGGGAACAGGGAAAACAATCTTAATGGCAACGTGTATATTTTACGAGTTTTTACTTGCAAACAAGTTTCCAAAAGATAAAAAGTATTGCCATAATGCCTTAGTGTTTGCTCCTGATAAAACAGTTCTCCAATCTTTAAAAGAAATTCAGACTTTTGATCGTAGTAAAGTCGTTCCATCTGAGTACCTAAATTGGCTTGATACACATTTGAAAATACATTTTCTTGAGGATACAGCTACAACATTAAACACAATCGATCGTTCGAAATTCAATATCATTATCTCTAATACACAGAAGATTATTTTAAAGCGGCAGCGTAAAGAAAAGAGTGTGGTAGACAAGCTTTTTAGTACGCCTTCTTTTGATCGAGATTCTGTATATAATAAGGCTCTAGATCTTTATGGATTTGATCAACCAGAGGATGAAGATGAGTTGATTGAAAACCAGCGTTTTTTGAAGTTAACACGACTTGAACAGTTAGGAATATATGTAGATGAAGCTCATCATTCCTTTGGAAATGCACTGGCAAAGGACATGGGATTAAAGAAAGCAAAAACGAGTTTGAGAATTACTATTAATGAGCTCTCTAAATCATTGGAAGCCTCGGGAACAAGTGTTGTAGGTTGTTACAACTATACAGGTACACCATATGTAGGGAAGGAGATATTTCCTGAAGTTGTCTATGCATATGGATTGAAAGAAGCTATTGATAAAAAATATTTGAAGGAAGTAACAGTGAATGGATATTCAAATGCGAAGACAATTGAATTTCTTCGTATAGTAATTAAGGATTTCTGGGAGAAGTATGGAGAAAACCGACGTGAAGGTTTATTACCTAAGTTGGCGATCTTCGGAAGTAAAATCGAAGAGATCGAAAATGAATTGAAACCAGCAGTTGAGCAAGTTCTCCATGAGCTGAATATATCGAATGAAAAAATTCTCGTAAACGTTGGTGATTCCAAGCTAACTACAAACGACGATATACGTGAATTTAATCGTTTGGATAGTCCTAACTCCGAAAAACAAATCATCCTACTCGTGAACAAAGGAAGGGAAGGGTGGAATTGTCGGTCCTTATTCGGAGTGGCTCTCTATCGAAAACCTAGGTCGAAAATCTTTGTACTACAAGCAACAATGAGGTGTTTGAGGGCGATAGGGAATCTTCAAGAGACAGCAAGTGTATACCTTTCTAAAGAGAATATGTCAATTCTGCATGATGAACTCCAAGAAAACTTCAGAGTGAGCGTTGAAGATTTAAAAGGAGATAGTAAAAGCCAGCGCTATAAAATAAGGTTGGTTCCGCCACCGGTAAAAGTGAAAGTTAATAGAAAGAGCAAGCTACACAGAGCAAAAGAAAAACAGGTTTCAGAAACTATTGATTTTCAATTTGAAAAGGTCGATCTAGAAAAGTACAAGCTAAAACACATCGAACAAAAAGGGCTTGTGAAGGGTGTTATAATTAAAAATAAAAAAAATGAGAACGATCTTTCAGATCAACGAGAAACTAGAAAGTTTAGTCGATTAACTCTCGTAGCTGAGATTGCTCGTTACTTAAACTATTCATGTATTGAACTAGACAAAATTCTGATGAAGGCTAAGCAAAGCTTCGATGAAATTCTTGCTTATGTGAACAGGTACAATGAATTGTTATACGACTGGATAATACCACGACTTTTCGAAGAAATGTATGACATCGAGAGTTTTGAAAAAGTAGAGGAAAAGGAAATCGAATTAGTTAAAGAGCCAAAGCAGGGGTATTATGAGATGTCAGCAAATCCTAACTTAGTTGTAGAAGTTAATGATGAAAATTTCAGCCAGTTATTTGATAAGTCGTTCCATTTAGATACTTATTGCTTTGACTCAAAACCAGAGAAGAAATTCTTCGAGGATATAATCAAGAGTGATGAGATTAATAATGTATATTTCACAGGAATGCTTACTCATGGCCAATCTGAATTTTTTATTCAATACATCGATCCTGAATCCAATACAGTAAGAAGTTATTACCCAGATTTCCTTATCGAAAAAAAGGATGGCAAATGGCTTATCATTGAAGTTAAAGGTGATAACAAGATTGATGATCCGATTGTACAAGCTAAAGAAAAGGCAGCTATAGAAACTGCATTTGCTAGTGAGATGAAATATTCAATACTTGCTGGAAGCGAGGTTATGGCAGGGAAGTCTAAAACAGTCTTAGAGTAAAAAGGAATTAAGGGGAGGATATAATATATTCAACTAACCTTATATTTCTCTCAATACAGATTTCAGCGTAATATAAAAGTAGACATATCAAGTGGCACCTAGATTATGCACCTGGGTGTCATTTTTCTTTCTTTAACCTTAGCTATATAATAACTCGTCTGAAAATAGAAATAGGGGGTATACTATTGAACTTTATCAATAAGAAGGTGATTAGAAATTTTGCCGTTTTTATTGCATTTATAATTCCTGTAATTATTTCTTGGAAGGCTTATGAAATATCAAAGGAAGCAAATGAAATTGCTTTGCAATCTTTTGAGATTCAACAAAAAGAATACGAGGCAAAAACCGAATTTATACTAGGGGGTCCCTACGATAAGGAGAAGAAGGAAATTGAAATAAGACCTCTTACACAGGGGACGGAAATAATAAGGTTAAATATCGACTTTCCAGGCGAGATTAATAGTAATAGAATACCGTTAACAGGTACTTTAGATACTAAAGAATTAGAAGTTTGGATAGTAAATCAAATTGAAAACATGTCGAAAAGAGATGAGCGGTTTAATATTCCAGATGTTGATATCGGAAATGAGATTAAGGGAATAAAGGTCAGTGGAGAATTACCGGTAATTATTAATTCTGAATACGTTGCGAGTCATGAATCTTTTCATGTACAAAATCTTTATCGTATAAATTATATTGGATCTTTATTAAGAGAGGGGAAATTTGAGATTGAACACATTGCTCTATTAAGAGATGTAGACTTGGGAACAGGAGAATATAGTGAGGAATTTCTTATGATGGAATTAGAAAGGTATTTATATAATAAAATAGATACTGATTTTATATTTGAAGGAATACCGTGGTCAAATTGAAATTAGTGGTTGTTAAATTAATCGAGAACATTTCTTTGACCACGTTTTGACCACGAAACATAAATAAGGATATTTTGCTCATTTATATTGAATGCAAAAAAGCCCTATAAAATAAGGCTTTTCGCTAATCATTTTATTCTCAATTTCTTCGTATTAAATAGTTAAATCAAAGAGCGTAAGAAATACGGTCTTAAAGCAGCTCGTCGTGCTCCTCAGTTCTCGAAGCGTTAATTATCAACACTTCAAAGGCTCTCAACCATTTTTGGTTGGGAGCCTTTTTGTTAGAATACAACAGTAGCTTTTTAGTTATGACTGCTACTATTACTTGCGTTTTTTTCTATTTCTCCTTCTCATTTTGCGATTATAGGCTTTTATCTTTTTAATTCGTCTTCTCATTGAAGAGTCCTTTAATCTGTTGAACCCTTTAGTTCCAGGCACCTCATTTGCTTCGAAGAAAAAGATCCGGCCATTATCTTCTATTCCAACATCCATTCCCCAAATCAGCCAGTTCTTAA encodes the following:
- a CDS encoding ATP-dependent helicase, coding for MISNNLNLHQKQAVETTEGPVLIIAGPGSGKTFTLVERIYHLITEKEVEAENILVATFTEKAAKELVTRVSNRLHEGNIKFNLNETYLGTIHSICLRLLEENREFTRLKKNYILMDQFDQQYFIYQKVHQYDQIIGSDLILGDQSRWRKAENLVKWINKVSEEMLDIKDLKSSPDPQVIALGKCYELYQQHLEEENSLDFSTIQLETYKLLKNHPEVRKGLNEKIHYLMIDEYQDTNAIQEEIIFLLAAEKHNLCVVGDDDQGLYRFRGATIRNILEFPKRFSKGDCKQIELSINYRSHPLIIQYYNEWMEQQSWHYGGKTFRFDKKIKPKDGEHPKCPTVIKCSGSDGLDNWYEEVYLFLTSLKKKGKLTDWNQVAFLFKSVKNSKTIGLANYLEERNIPVYSPRSSMYFDRKEIRLLIGAFLFLFPQLPEVRKWSDDAYLQEWEMYDKCFEEFVDELRKPGNEKLLKWARNKAKNHYNLSDNTDYAFAGLFYQLLQFDLFSRYLESDAEKVSDNRAVRNVSLFSQLLTKFEYLHRVSVLTPVNVNQVLRTFINQYLRFLINGGINEYEDDSEYAPSGCVSFLTIHQSKGLEFPVVVVGSLESTPRKQYSDLDEILQQNYYHKEPFEPLERTKYYDFWRLYYTAFSRSQNLLVLSCQENKASGSGTRNVPSKSFIDSYQHLKSWRGLDGIYGLRLERVKDVNIKKEYSFTSHINIFETCALQYKFYKDLEFSPVRQGATLFGTLVHQTIEDIHKAALRGEEGKISSDNVEDWFNSNYNNLVKKERIYLAPQIKKAALGQVERYVERQNNYWSHIKEAEVDVSLVKDGYILKGTIDLIKGENDTVEIVDFKSEKKPDLVKEKDTMYHYKRQLEVYAHLVEERTGQKVSKMHLYYTGEDDSVPYVTFSKDTEAIEKTISTFDDIVERIEQKDYTVKERPKKHCRNCDMRFYCDQKL
- a CDS encoding site-specific DNA-methyltransferase, coding for MSEINLTQNEETNVEKYAFEPIKGYPMLNWKGKRPFRSTQFYPAQLKETHGEPVNGWLNKIFWGDNLQVMSHLLKEYRGKIKLIYIDPPFDSKADYKKTITLNGASANNNYTSFEEKQYTDIWSNDDYLQFMYERLMLMKELLSIDGSIWVHCDWRKSHHLRSILDEIFGPDCFKAQITWRTMTSSGYKGKKSLGRSHADILYYSKSENNYIYNPTYTQMSKGMLERYKHEDEDGRKFKDSYLGDVTPKTVENLKRDNKLYITSNGGYRIKHYLDEAKGTLVDDVWTDISPENSQSKAQTGYPTQKPEKLLERIIKIASNPDDIVFDCFMGSGTTQTAALKLGRKFLGNDINLGSIQTVTKRLLSLTKEIENNGGKLDDTPEDCEKLYTGLSIYNVNNYEIFRNQVEAKRVILEALETQEIKTNTIFDGEKDGRMVKVMPVNRIATKADLNNLITDFDYKLFEKRQQEHPNQPVERILLVCMGHAPDLAAALEQEAGYKLDVEVVDILRDKSNLEFRRDAEADISIEDGQLVIKNFYPLNLLQKLSIMKENVKDWHELVESVMIDWNYDGAVIEPSIVDIPGKNKFVEGTYKVPEEAGTIRVKITDLLSESLEVSVENV
- a CDS encoding TnsA endonuclease N-terminal domain-containing protein produces the protein MSNKKDFALDFAFFNYLNQFYEENKGTIRRRYRTLSKKFLDYNDPDNANSFLRGPQFEALEMYIFLKEYLNNAQVYQIFNDWYYKQNGFEKRRDYGLGTDEQMTLFGINEDQYKSVFSRMKKYAEEFAQEYPNYIFALTMGTGKTILMATCIFYEFLLANKFPKDKKYCHNALVFAPDKTVLQSLKEIQTFDRSKVVPSEYLNWLDTHLKIHFLEDTATTLNTIDRSKFNIIISNTQKIILKRQRKEKSVVDKLFSTPSFDRDSVYNKALDLYGFDQPEDEDELIENQRFLKLTRLEQLGIYVDEAHHSFGNALAKDMGLKKAKTSLRITINELSKSLEASGTSVVGCYNYTGTPYVGKEIFPEVVYAYGLKEAIDKKYLKEVTVNGYSNAKTIEFLRIVIKDFWEKYGENRREGLLPKLAIFGSKIEEIENELKPAVEQVLHELNISNEKILVNVGDSKLTTNDDIREFNRLDSPNSEKQIILLVNKGREGWNCRSLFGVALYRKPRSKIFVLQATMRCLRAIGNLQETASVYLSKENMSILHDELQENFRVSVEDLKGDSKSQRYKIRLVPPPVKVKVNRKSKLHRAKEKQVSETIDFQFEKVDLEKYKLKHIEQKGLVKGVIIKNKKNENDLSDQRETRKFSRLTLVAEIARYLNYSCIELDKILMKAKQSFDEILAYVNRYNELLYDWIIPRLFEEMYDIESFEKVEEKEIELVKEPKQGYYEMSANPNLVVEVNDENFSQLFDKSFHLDTYCFDSKPEKKFFEDIIKSDEINNVYFTGMLTHGQSEFFIQYIDPESNTVRSYYPDFLIEKKDGKWLIIEVKGDNKIDDPIVQAKEKAAIETAFASEMKYSILAGSEVMAGKSKTVLE